A window of the Gossypium hirsutum isolate 1008001.06 chromosome A05, Gossypium_hirsutum_v2.1, whole genome shotgun sequence genome harbors these coding sequences:
- the LOC107959061 gene encoding uncharacterized protein isoform X1, translated as MSDEGEKTCPLCAEEMDLTDQQLKPCKCGYEICVWCWHHIMEMAEKDETEGKCPACRCAYDKDRIVGMAANCERLVAEINSERKSKSTKAKTKSSEGRRQLSSVRVIQKNLVYIVGLPLNLGDEDLLQQREYFGQYGKVLKVSMSRTAAGVIQQFPNNTCSVYITYSKEEEAIRCIRSIHGFVLEGRPLKACFGTTKYCHAWLRNVPCNNPDCLYLHEIGSQEDSFTKDEIISAYTRSRVQQITGATNNMQWRAGNMLPPPVDDYCPTPSAASAAKPIAKNASNNTTVCIPKGSPPNGSTGRSVALPAGASWGMRALNHPQTAGLASSNGPSKQKSDMVRSALPFSSALTNTNQNYPVHGDVIKKSSEEIHDVQMKGKQQNADLDCQTTVLEKPTTLGRVSASKSLSCQLSCPPVFNHYEQGSNMPSTVTNTTFCHAEQSFISSSEKPGCTGSIDGKIHSLCSDMQKLTVDRNVYGGPSDVLRPSSADSDHGSSGSPSSQCLQQCYTEDYREPLSSLAIGRTVTSPSGFCVSKQQFDWINDRQTQPVANRSSEVEEDILSFDNQRLNDPEVISRSSYVPNSPISLHLSNQSRSHSFQRGAVNLDADAFNVDNKVSDSLHLHGSSVSSLSNGYPEKYISSSIGSDITVDGYHLLPSEGKGKQIGRFLGYVEGNDAKETGESSIISNILSLDFDTWDESLASPHNWAKLLCDTVKQPNTLKLSTSWKAPNNGQSRFSFAKQEDSKYHPFDMESSFSLFGQMPQNPSSQDFAESTDLYQNKFGISNGFSSHHFAESDYAISSPSVFSSNKLSGESVSRPQISAPPGFSVPSRTPPPGFSSHERIDHADDTTSGNNLGDCSSLLRNSYQALASGGIGGPGDIEFMDPAILAVGKGRLQGALNSSGLDMRSNFPPQLDPYEDEARFQLLMQRSLSPNQNMRYDGGDSFPYFEGISSGLMD; from the exons ATGAGTGATGAGGGAGAAAAGACTTGCCCCCTTTGCGCCGAGGAGATGGATTTGACTGATCAGCAGCTCAAGCCTTGCAAATGTGGTTACGAG ATATGTGTTTGGTGTTGGCATCACATAATGGAAATGGCTGAGAAGGATGAGACAGAGGGGAAATGTCCAGCATGTCGTTGTGCTTATGACAAAGACAGGATTGTAGGGATGGCTGCTAATTGTGAGAG GTTGGTTGCTGAAATTAATTCGGAGAGAAAAAGTAAGTCAACAAAGGCAAAGACTAAATCATCTGAAGGAAGGAGGCAACTGAGCAGTGTGCGGGTTATTCAAAAGAATCTTGTTTACATAGTTGGGTTGCCACTTAATCTGGGAGATGAAGAT CTTCTCCAACAGCGAGAATATTTTGGTCAATATGGAAAAGTTTTGAAAGTATCTATGTCTCGGACTGCAGCTGGTGTCATTCAGCAATTTCCAAATAATACATGTAGTGT ATATATTACTTattcaaaagaagaagaagcaattcGTTGTATCCGGTCTATACATGGATTTGTTTTGGAGGGTAGACCATTAAA GGCTTGCTTTGGTACAACAAAGTATTGTCATGCATGGCTGAGAAATGTG CCTTGCAACAATCCTGATTGtctatatttgcatgagattggttcTCAAGAGGATAGTTTCACAAAAGATGAGATTATATCGGCATACACAAG GAGCAGGGTTCAACAGATAACTGGTGCAACAAACAATATGCAGTGGCGTGCTGGGAATATGTTACCTCCGCCGGTGGATGATTATTGCCCCACCCCCAGTGCTGCTTCTGCAGCAAAACCCATTGCTAAAAATGCTTCAAat AATACAACAGTGTGCATTCCTAAAGGTTCTCCGCCAAATGGAAGCACTGGAAGATCTGTTGCTCTTCCTGCTGGAGCGTCATG GGGAATGCGTGCTTTAAACCATCCTCAAACAGCTGGTTTAGCGTCATCAAATGGACCGTCTAAGCAGAAATCTGATATGGTTAGAAGCGCATTACCATTTTCATCTGCACTAACAAACACAAATCAGAATTACCCAGTACATGGAGATGTTATAAAGAAGTCATCTGAGGAGATTCATGATGTGCAAATGAAGGGTAAACAGCAGAATGCTGATTTGGATTGTCAAACAACTGTTCTAGAGAAACCAACTACACTTGGTAGAGTTTCCGCTTCTAAGTCATTGAGCTGCCAGTTATCTTGTCCACCAGTGTTCAATCATTACGAACAGGGAAGTAATATGCCATCAACTGTTACAAACACCACCTTTTGCCATGCGGAGCAGTCTTTTATTTCCTCTAGTGAAAAACCAGGATGTACTGGCTCTATTGATGGGAAGATACACAGCTTGTGCTCTGATATGCAGAAGTTGACAGTAGATAGGAATGTCTATGGTGGACCATCTGATGTACTTAGACCAAGCAGTGCAGATTCTGATCATGGATCGAGCGGCTCACCTAGTAGTCAGTGCTTACAACAATGTTATACTGAGGATTACCGAGAACCTTTAAGTTCACTAGCCATTGGGAGAACTGTGACGTCTCCCAGTGGGTTCTGTGTTTCTAAACAGCAGTTTGATTGGATAAATGATAGACAAACTCAACCAGTGGCTAATAGAAGCTCTGAAGTGGAGGAAGACATATTGTCTTTTGATAATCAAAGACTCAACGATCCAGAAGTAATTAGCCGTTCAAGTTATGTTCCAAATTCACCAATATCACTTCATTTATCAAACCAATCTAGGTCCCATTCGTTTCAACGTGGTGCTGTTAATTTGGATGCTGATGCATTCAATGTAGACAATAAAGTTAGTGACAGTTTGCATCTTCATGGATCAAGTGTTTCTTCTTTATCAAATGGATACCCTGAGAAGTACATAAGCAGTAGTATCGGTTCTGATATTACCGTAGATGGGTATCATCTGCTTCCAAGTGAGGGGAAAGGGAAGCAGATTGGAAGATTCCTTGGTTATGTTGAGGGCAATGATGCTAAAGAAACAGGAGAGAGCAGTATAATTTCTAACATATTGTCACTAGATTTTGATACTTGGGATGAATCCTTAGCTTCTCCTCATAACTGGgctaaattgttgtgtgacactGTCAAGCAGCCAAACACTCTCAAATTATCTACTTCCTGGAAAGCTCCAAATAATGGTCAGTCCagattttcatttgcaaaacagGAGGATTCCAAATATCATCCATTTGATATGGAGTCCTCATTTAGTCTTTTTGGGCAAATGCCACAGAACCCTTCTAGCCAGGATTTTGCAGAAAGCACGGATCTCTATCAAAATAAGTTTGGAATTTCTAATGGTTTTTCATCTCATCACTTTGCGGAATCTGACTATGCAATCAGCAGTCCTTCAGTGTTTTCTTCTAACAAGCTTTCTGGTGAGT CAGTTTCAAGACCTCAAATTTCAGCCCCTCCTGGTTTCTCTGTTCCTAGCAGGACACCGCCTCCAGGCTTTTCTTCTCATGAGAGAATTGACCATGCCGATGACACCACATCTG GAAACAATTTGGGGGACTGTTCATCGCTGTTAAGAAATTCTTATCAGGCTCTTGCAAGTGGTGGGATTGGTGGCCCTGGGGATATAGAGTTTATGGATCCTGCTATTTTAGCAGTTGGTAAGGGTAGACTTCAGGGAGCTCTAAACAGTTCAGGCTTAGACATGAGATCAAATTTTCCACCACAGTTGGATCCCTATGAAGATGAGGCCAGATTTCAACTATTGATGCAGAGATCCCTTTCTCCTAACCAAAACATGAGATATGATGGTGGGGATAGCTTTCCTTATTTTGAAGGGATTTCTTCTGGGCTAATGGATTAA
- the LOC107959061 gene encoding uncharacterized protein isoform X4: MSDEGEKTCPLCAEEMDLTDQQLKPCKCGYEICVWCWHHIMEMAEKDETEGKCPACRCAYDKDRIVGMAANCERLVAEINSERKSKSTKAKTKSSEGRRQLSSVRVIQKNLVYIVGLPLNLGDEDLLQQREYFGQYGKVLKVSMSRTAAGVIQQFPNNTCSVYITYSKEEEAIRCIRSIHGFVLEGRPLKACFGTTKYCHAWLRNVPCNNPDCLYLHEIGSQEDSFTKDEIISAYTRVQQITGATNNMQWRAGNMLPPPVDDYCPTPSAASAAKPIAKNASNNTTVCIPKGSPPNGSTGRSVALPAGASWGMRALNHPQTAGLASSNGPSKQKSDMVRSALPFSSALTNTNQNYPVHGDVIKKSSEEIHDVQMKGKQQNADLDCQTTVLEKPTTLGRVSASKSLSCQLSCPPVFNHYEQGSNMPSTVTNTTFCHAEQSFISSSEKPGCTGSIDGKIHSLCSDMQKLTVDRNVYGGPSDVLRPSSADSDHGSSGSPSSQCLQQCYTEDYREPLSSLAIGRTVTSPSGFCVSKQQFDWINDRQTQPVANRSSEVEEDILSFDNQRLNDPEVISRSSYVPNSPISLHLSNQSRSHSFQRGAVNLDADAFNVDNKVSDSLHLHGSSVSSLSNGYPEKYISSSIGSDITVDGYHLLPSEGKGKQIGRFLGYVEGNDAKETGESSIISNILSLDFDTWDESLASPHNWAKLLCDTVKQPNTLKLSTSWKAPNNGQSRFSFAKQEDSKYHPFDMESSFSLFGQMPQNPSSQDFAESTDLYQNKFGISNGFSSHHFAESDYAISSPSVFSSNKLSAVSRPQISAPPGFSVPSRTPPPGFSSHERIDHADDTTSGNNLGDCSSLLRNSYQALASGGIGGPGDIEFMDPAILAVGKGRLQGALNSSGLDMRSNFPPQLDPYEDEARFQLLMQRSLSPNQNMRYDGGDSFPYFEGISSGLMD; encoded by the exons ATGAGTGATGAGGGAGAAAAGACTTGCCCCCTTTGCGCCGAGGAGATGGATTTGACTGATCAGCAGCTCAAGCCTTGCAAATGTGGTTACGAG ATATGTGTTTGGTGTTGGCATCACATAATGGAAATGGCTGAGAAGGATGAGACAGAGGGGAAATGTCCAGCATGTCGTTGTGCTTATGACAAAGACAGGATTGTAGGGATGGCTGCTAATTGTGAGAG GTTGGTTGCTGAAATTAATTCGGAGAGAAAAAGTAAGTCAACAAAGGCAAAGACTAAATCATCTGAAGGAAGGAGGCAACTGAGCAGTGTGCGGGTTATTCAAAAGAATCTTGTTTACATAGTTGGGTTGCCACTTAATCTGGGAGATGAAGAT CTTCTCCAACAGCGAGAATATTTTGGTCAATATGGAAAAGTTTTGAAAGTATCTATGTCTCGGACTGCAGCTGGTGTCATTCAGCAATTTCCAAATAATACATGTAGTGT ATATATTACTTattcaaaagaagaagaagcaattcGTTGTATCCGGTCTATACATGGATTTGTTTTGGAGGGTAGACCATTAAA GGCTTGCTTTGGTACAACAAAGTATTGTCATGCATGGCTGAGAAATGTG CCTTGCAACAATCCTGATTGtctatatttgcatgagattggttcTCAAGAGGATAGTTTCACAAAAGATGAGATTATATCGGCATACACAAG GGTTCAACAGATAACTGGTGCAACAAACAATATGCAGTGGCGTGCTGGGAATATGTTACCTCCGCCGGTGGATGATTATTGCCCCACCCCCAGTGCTGCTTCTGCAGCAAAACCCATTGCTAAAAATGCTTCAAat AATACAACAGTGTGCATTCCTAAAGGTTCTCCGCCAAATGGAAGCACTGGAAGATCTGTTGCTCTTCCTGCTGGAGCGTCATG GGGAATGCGTGCTTTAAACCATCCTCAAACAGCTGGTTTAGCGTCATCAAATGGACCGTCTAAGCAGAAATCTGATATGGTTAGAAGCGCATTACCATTTTCATCTGCACTAACAAACACAAATCAGAATTACCCAGTACATGGAGATGTTATAAAGAAGTCATCTGAGGAGATTCATGATGTGCAAATGAAGGGTAAACAGCAGAATGCTGATTTGGATTGTCAAACAACTGTTCTAGAGAAACCAACTACACTTGGTAGAGTTTCCGCTTCTAAGTCATTGAGCTGCCAGTTATCTTGTCCACCAGTGTTCAATCATTACGAACAGGGAAGTAATATGCCATCAACTGTTACAAACACCACCTTTTGCCATGCGGAGCAGTCTTTTATTTCCTCTAGTGAAAAACCAGGATGTACTGGCTCTATTGATGGGAAGATACACAGCTTGTGCTCTGATATGCAGAAGTTGACAGTAGATAGGAATGTCTATGGTGGACCATCTGATGTACTTAGACCAAGCAGTGCAGATTCTGATCATGGATCGAGCGGCTCACCTAGTAGTCAGTGCTTACAACAATGTTATACTGAGGATTACCGAGAACCTTTAAGTTCACTAGCCATTGGGAGAACTGTGACGTCTCCCAGTGGGTTCTGTGTTTCTAAACAGCAGTTTGATTGGATAAATGATAGACAAACTCAACCAGTGGCTAATAGAAGCTCTGAAGTGGAGGAAGACATATTGTCTTTTGATAATCAAAGACTCAACGATCCAGAAGTAATTAGCCGTTCAAGTTATGTTCCAAATTCACCAATATCACTTCATTTATCAAACCAATCTAGGTCCCATTCGTTTCAACGTGGTGCTGTTAATTTGGATGCTGATGCATTCAATGTAGACAATAAAGTTAGTGACAGTTTGCATCTTCATGGATCAAGTGTTTCTTCTTTATCAAATGGATACCCTGAGAAGTACATAAGCAGTAGTATCGGTTCTGATATTACCGTAGATGGGTATCATCTGCTTCCAAGTGAGGGGAAAGGGAAGCAGATTGGAAGATTCCTTGGTTATGTTGAGGGCAATGATGCTAAAGAAACAGGAGAGAGCAGTATAATTTCTAACATATTGTCACTAGATTTTGATACTTGGGATGAATCCTTAGCTTCTCCTCATAACTGGgctaaattgttgtgtgacactGTCAAGCAGCCAAACACTCTCAAATTATCTACTTCCTGGAAAGCTCCAAATAATGGTCAGTCCagattttcatttgcaaaacagGAGGATTCCAAATATCATCCATTTGATATGGAGTCCTCATTTAGTCTTTTTGGGCAAATGCCACAGAACCCTTCTAGCCAGGATTTTGCAGAAAGCACGGATCTCTATCAAAATAAGTTTGGAATTTCTAATGGTTTTTCATCTCATCACTTTGCGGAATCTGACTATGCAATCAGCAGTCCTTCAGTGTTTTCTTCTAACAAGCTTTCTG CAGTTTCAAGACCTCAAATTTCAGCCCCTCCTGGTTTCTCTGTTCCTAGCAGGACACCGCCTCCAGGCTTTTCTTCTCATGAGAGAATTGACCATGCCGATGACACCACATCTG GAAACAATTTGGGGGACTGTTCATCGCTGTTAAGAAATTCTTATCAGGCTCTTGCAAGTGGTGGGATTGGTGGCCCTGGGGATATAGAGTTTATGGATCCTGCTATTTTAGCAGTTGGTAAGGGTAGACTTCAGGGAGCTCTAAACAGTTCAGGCTTAGACATGAGATCAAATTTTCCACCACAGTTGGATCCCTATGAAGATGAGGCCAGATTTCAACTATTGATGCAGAGATCCCTTTCTCCTAACCAAAACATGAGATATGATGGTGGGGATAGCTTTCCTTATTTTGAAGGGATTTCTTCTGGGCTAATGGATTAA
- the LOC107959061 gene encoding uncharacterized protein isoform X3: MSDEGEKTCPLCAEEMDLTDQQLKPCKCGYEICVWCWHHIMEMAEKDETEGKCPACRCAYDKDRIVGMAANCERLVAEINSERKSKSTKAKTKSSEGRRQLSSVRVIQKNLVYIVGLPLNLGDEDLLQQREYFGQYGKVLKVSMSRTAAGVIQQFPNNTCSVYITYSKEEEAIRCIRSIHGFVLEGRPLKACFGTTKYCHAWLRNVPCNNPDCLYLHEIGSQEDSFTKDEIISAYTRSRVQQITGATNNMQWRAGNMLPPPVDDYCPTPSAASAAKPIAKNASNNTTVCIPKGSPPNGSTGRSVALPAGASWGMRALNHPQTAGLASSNGPSKQKSDMVRSALPFSSALTNTNQNYPVHGDVIKKSSEEIHDVQMKGKQQNADLDCQTTVLEKPTTLGRVSASKSLSCQLSCPPVFNHYEQGSNMPSTVTNTTFCHAEQSFISSSEKPGCTGSIDGKIHSLCSDMQKLTVDRNVYGGPSDVLRPSSADSDHGSSGSPSSQCLQQCYTEDYREPLSSLAIGRTVTSPSGFCVSKQQFDWINDRQTQPVANRSSEVEEDILSFDNQRLNDPEVISRSSYVPNSPISLHLSNQSRSHSFQRGAVNLDADAFNVDNKVSDSLHLHGSSVSSLSNGYPEKYISSSIGSDITVDGYHLLPSEGKGKQIGRFLGYVEGNDAKETGESSIISNILSLDFDTWDESLASPHNWAKLLCDTVKQPNTLKLSTSWKAPNNGQSRFSFAKQEDSKYHPFDMESSFSLFGQMPQNPSSQDFAESTDLYQNKFGISNGFSSHHFAESDYAISSPSVFSSNKLSVSRPQISAPPGFSVPSRTPPPGFSSHERIDHADDTTSGNNLGDCSSLLRNSYQALASGGIGGPGDIEFMDPAILAVGKGRLQGALNSSGLDMRSNFPPQLDPYEDEARFQLLMQRSLSPNQNMRYDGGDSFPYFEGISSGLMD; encoded by the exons ATGAGTGATGAGGGAGAAAAGACTTGCCCCCTTTGCGCCGAGGAGATGGATTTGACTGATCAGCAGCTCAAGCCTTGCAAATGTGGTTACGAG ATATGTGTTTGGTGTTGGCATCACATAATGGAAATGGCTGAGAAGGATGAGACAGAGGGGAAATGTCCAGCATGTCGTTGTGCTTATGACAAAGACAGGATTGTAGGGATGGCTGCTAATTGTGAGAG GTTGGTTGCTGAAATTAATTCGGAGAGAAAAAGTAAGTCAACAAAGGCAAAGACTAAATCATCTGAAGGAAGGAGGCAACTGAGCAGTGTGCGGGTTATTCAAAAGAATCTTGTTTACATAGTTGGGTTGCCACTTAATCTGGGAGATGAAGAT CTTCTCCAACAGCGAGAATATTTTGGTCAATATGGAAAAGTTTTGAAAGTATCTATGTCTCGGACTGCAGCTGGTGTCATTCAGCAATTTCCAAATAATACATGTAGTGT ATATATTACTTattcaaaagaagaagaagcaattcGTTGTATCCGGTCTATACATGGATTTGTTTTGGAGGGTAGACCATTAAA GGCTTGCTTTGGTACAACAAAGTATTGTCATGCATGGCTGAGAAATGTG CCTTGCAACAATCCTGATTGtctatatttgcatgagattggttcTCAAGAGGATAGTTTCACAAAAGATGAGATTATATCGGCATACACAAG GAGCAGGGTTCAACAGATAACTGGTGCAACAAACAATATGCAGTGGCGTGCTGGGAATATGTTACCTCCGCCGGTGGATGATTATTGCCCCACCCCCAGTGCTGCTTCTGCAGCAAAACCCATTGCTAAAAATGCTTCAAat AATACAACAGTGTGCATTCCTAAAGGTTCTCCGCCAAATGGAAGCACTGGAAGATCTGTTGCTCTTCCTGCTGGAGCGTCATG GGGAATGCGTGCTTTAAACCATCCTCAAACAGCTGGTTTAGCGTCATCAAATGGACCGTCTAAGCAGAAATCTGATATGGTTAGAAGCGCATTACCATTTTCATCTGCACTAACAAACACAAATCAGAATTACCCAGTACATGGAGATGTTATAAAGAAGTCATCTGAGGAGATTCATGATGTGCAAATGAAGGGTAAACAGCAGAATGCTGATTTGGATTGTCAAACAACTGTTCTAGAGAAACCAACTACACTTGGTAGAGTTTCCGCTTCTAAGTCATTGAGCTGCCAGTTATCTTGTCCACCAGTGTTCAATCATTACGAACAGGGAAGTAATATGCCATCAACTGTTACAAACACCACCTTTTGCCATGCGGAGCAGTCTTTTATTTCCTCTAGTGAAAAACCAGGATGTACTGGCTCTATTGATGGGAAGATACACAGCTTGTGCTCTGATATGCAGAAGTTGACAGTAGATAGGAATGTCTATGGTGGACCATCTGATGTACTTAGACCAAGCAGTGCAGATTCTGATCATGGATCGAGCGGCTCACCTAGTAGTCAGTGCTTACAACAATGTTATACTGAGGATTACCGAGAACCTTTAAGTTCACTAGCCATTGGGAGAACTGTGACGTCTCCCAGTGGGTTCTGTGTTTCTAAACAGCAGTTTGATTGGATAAATGATAGACAAACTCAACCAGTGGCTAATAGAAGCTCTGAAGTGGAGGAAGACATATTGTCTTTTGATAATCAAAGACTCAACGATCCAGAAGTAATTAGCCGTTCAAGTTATGTTCCAAATTCACCAATATCACTTCATTTATCAAACCAATCTAGGTCCCATTCGTTTCAACGTGGTGCTGTTAATTTGGATGCTGATGCATTCAATGTAGACAATAAAGTTAGTGACAGTTTGCATCTTCATGGATCAAGTGTTTCTTCTTTATCAAATGGATACCCTGAGAAGTACATAAGCAGTAGTATCGGTTCTGATATTACCGTAGATGGGTATCATCTGCTTCCAAGTGAGGGGAAAGGGAAGCAGATTGGAAGATTCCTTGGTTATGTTGAGGGCAATGATGCTAAAGAAACAGGAGAGAGCAGTATAATTTCTAACATATTGTCACTAGATTTTGATACTTGGGATGAATCCTTAGCTTCTCCTCATAACTGGgctaaattgttgtgtgacactGTCAAGCAGCCAAACACTCTCAAATTATCTACTTCCTGGAAAGCTCCAAATAATGGTCAGTCCagattttcatttgcaaaacagGAGGATTCCAAATATCATCCATTTGATATGGAGTCCTCATTTAGTCTTTTTGGGCAAATGCCACAGAACCCTTCTAGCCAGGATTTTGCAGAAAGCACGGATCTCTATCAAAATAAGTTTGGAATTTCTAATGGTTTTTCATCTCATCACTTTGCGGAATCTGACTATGCAATCAGCAGTCCTTCAGTGTTTTCTTCTAACAAGCTTTCTG TTTCAAGACCTCAAATTTCAGCCCCTCCTGGTTTCTCTGTTCCTAGCAGGACACCGCCTCCAGGCTTTTCTTCTCATGAGAGAATTGACCATGCCGATGACACCACATCTG GAAACAATTTGGGGGACTGTTCATCGCTGTTAAGAAATTCTTATCAGGCTCTTGCAAGTGGTGGGATTGGTGGCCCTGGGGATATAGAGTTTATGGATCCTGCTATTTTAGCAGTTGGTAAGGGTAGACTTCAGGGAGCTCTAAACAGTTCAGGCTTAGACATGAGATCAAATTTTCCACCACAGTTGGATCCCTATGAAGATGAGGCCAGATTTCAACTATTGATGCAGAGATCCCTTTCTCCTAACCAAAACATGAGATATGATGGTGGGGATAGCTTTCCTTATTTTGAAGGGATTTCTTCTGGGCTAATGGATTAA